The Streptomyces sp. NBC_01268 genome segment GCCGGCGTCCTCTCCTGGGGCGCCGCCCGGCTCTGGGACGCGGTCGGCACCCTCCCGAGCGTCCCGCTCGCCGCGCCCATCGTCCTGGCGGCCATCGCCGTCGTCCTCACCGCCACCGCCCTCTCGCTGCGCGCCCGCCTCAGGGCCCAGCGGGAGCGCCGCCCCGGCGCCAAGGGCGTCGAACCCCTGATGGCCGCCCGCGCGGTCGTCTTCGCCCAGGCCAGCGCCCTCGTCGCCGCCCTCGTCGCCGGCATGTACGGCGGCACGGGCGTCTTCCTGCTCGGCTCCCTCGACATCCCGGCCCGGCGCGACCAGGCCCTCTACGCCGCCTTCGCCGTCCTCGCCGGCATCGGCGTCATCGCCGCCGCCCTCTTCCTGGAACACGTCTGCAAGCTCCCGGAGGACGAGGACGACAACGGCCCGAACCGCGCGCCGGTGAGCTAGCCCCCTACCAGGGCTCGCGCACGAGGTGCCCGTTCACCAGGAACGTGGGGTGCGGGGAAAGCCGGTAGCTGTAGAAGGTGAAGGGCTTGGTACCGGCCGCCGGGCGGGGGCGGACCTCGCGGACACGGTCCGATCGCCGTCCAGCGTCCACATCGCTGCCCCATACCGTCCCCCTTGATCAGTGATCGACTCCACTGATCGGGGACGGTACGGAGCAGGTCGGGCAGTCCGCTGCTAACGGGCCAATATCAGGGACATGGCCTCGGCACGGGTGGTAGCGTCACGCAGTTGGCCACGTACCGCCGAGGTCGTCGTCTTCGCGCCCGGCTTGCGGACACCACGCAGCGCCATGCACATGTGCTCGGCCTCGATGACGACGATCGCGCCGCGCGCGTCGAGGATCCTCATCAGGGAGTCGGCGATCTGCGTCGTCAGGCGCTCCTGCACCTGCGGACGACGAGCGAAGACGTCCACGAGACGGGCCAGCTTCGACAAGCCGGTAATTTTGCCCGTTTCCGCGGGAATGTAACCAATGTGAGCTACACCATGAAAGGGGAGCAAGTGATGCTCACATTGCGATGTCAGTTCGATGTCCTTGACGAGGACCATCTCGTCGTGCCCCAGATCGAACGTCGTGGTCAGGACGTCCTCGGGCTTCTGCCAGAGCCCCGCGAACAGCTCCTTGTACGCCCGCGCCACCCGCGCCGGCGTCTCACGCAGCCCCTCGCGGTCCGGGTTCTCACCGACCGCGATGAGGAGCTCCCGTACGGCGTTCTCGGCGCGCTTCTCGTCGAACTCGCCGATCGGGCTCTCGCCGTCCAGCGTCACCGGGTCGGTCATCTGTGCCTCGTTCCGTCTGTCTGAGCCTGACGCGAATAAGCCGCGCCCCCTCAGGCTAGAACCTGAGGGGGCGCGGCATCCATTCCGGGTCCGGGGATCCGTCAGACCTCGGGGTGCTCCTCGGGGAGGGCGTCCGGGGTCTTGGTGGTGTCGACCGGGGTCGTCGCCGAGGAGGAGCCGTTGGCGCTGTTGGTCAGGGCCAGCTCCTTCGGGGAGAGGACCGGCGGGCGGGTGGACGGCGTCCGGCGGGCGGAACCGGTCCAGGCCGGGCGGGCCGGGCGCTTGACGATGGGGGCGAAGATCTCGGCGATCTCCTCCTTGCCCAGGGTCTCCTTCTCCAGCAGCGCCAGGACCAGGTTGTCGAGGAGGTCGCGGTTCTCGACGAGGATCTCCCACGCTTCGTTGTGGGCGGTCTCGATGAGCTTCTTGACCTCTTCGTCGACCAGCGCGGCGACCTCTTCCGAGTAGTCGCGCTGGTGCGCCATCTCGCGGCCGAGGAAGGGCTCGGTGTTGTCGCCGCCGAACTTGATGGCGCCGAGCCGCTCGGTCATGCCGTACTGGGTGACCATCGCGCGGGCCGTGGCGGTGGCCTTCTCGATGTCGTTGGCGGCGCCGGTGGTCGGGTCGTGGAAGACCAGTTCCTCCGCGGCGCGGCCGCCCAGCATGTACGCCAGCTGGTCGAGCATCTCGTTGCGGGTGGTCGAGTACTTGTCCTCGTCCGGCAGGACCATCGTGTAGCCCAGGGCGCGGCCGCGGGACAGGATGGTGATCTTGTGGACCGGGTCGGAGTTCGGCGAGGCCGCCGCGACGAGGGCGTGGCCGCCCTCGTGGTACGCGGTGATCTTCTTCTCCTTGTCCGACATGATCCGGGTCCGCTTCTGCGGGCCCGCGACCACGCGGTCGATCGCCTCGTCCAGCGCCTTGTTGTCGATCAGCTTCTGATCGCTGCGGGCGGTGAGGAGCGCCGCCTCGTTGAGGACGTTGGAGAGGTCCGCACCGGTGAAGCCGGGGGTGCGGCGGGCGACGGCGCCGAGGTCCACGTCGGGGGCGACGGGCTTGCCCTTCTGGTGGACCTTGAGGATCTCCAGGCGGCCCTGCATGTCGGGGCGGTCGACGGCGATCTGCCGGTCGAAGCGGCCCGGGCGCAGGAGCGCGGGGTCGAGGATGTCGGGGCGGTTCGTGGCGGCGATGAGGATGACGCCGCCCTTCACGTCGAAGCCGTCCATCTCGACGAGCAGCTGGTTGAGGGTCTGCTCGCGCTCGTCGTGTCCACCGCCGAGGCCGGCGCCGCGGTGGCGGCCGACCGCGTCGATCTCGTCGACGAAGACGATGGCCGGGGCGTTGGCCTTGGCCTGCTCGAAGAGGTCGCGGACCCGGGAGGCGCCGACGCCGACGAACATCTCGACGAAGTCGGAGCCGGAGATCGAGTAGAACGGCACGCCGGCCTCGCCGGCGACGGCGCGCGCGAGGAGCGTCTTGCCGGTTCCGGGCGGGCCGTACAGCAGCACGCCCTTGGGGATCTTGGCGCCGACGGCCTGGAACTTGGCCGGCTCCTGGAGGAACTCCTTGATCTCGTGGAGTTCCTCGACGGCCTCGTCGGAGCCCGCGACGTCGGCGAAGGTCGTCTTCGGGGTGTCCTTGGTGATGAGCTTCGCCTTGGACTTGCCGAACTGCATGACGCGGGAGCCGCCGCCCTGCATCTGGTTCATCAGGAACAGGAAGACGACCACGATCAGGACGAAGGGCAGGAGCGAGAGCAGGACCGAGACGAACGGGGACTGCTTCGTCGGCGAGACGGTGTAGCCCTTCTCGATCTGCCCGGCCTCGAACTTCTCCTGCAGCTTGTCGGCGAGGTCGGCGCCCTGGGTGCCGATGTAGCTGGCCTGGACCTTGCCCGACTTGTTGATCTGCTGACCGTCGACGAGGTCGATCTTGATGACCTGCTCGTCACCGGTGGTCAGCTTTGCGGATTTGACCTGGTTCTTGTCGATCGCCTGGACTACCTGGGAGGTGTCCACCGTCTTGTAGCCCTCGGACGAGCCGACGACCTGCATCAGCACGACCACGGCGAGGACGGCCAGCACGATCCACATGACCGGCCCACGGAAGTATCGCTTCACGTCCATCCATACGGGGCGCTAGCGCCCCGTCCCTCCTGCCCGTAGGTAAATGCTGCTGAGTAGAAAAAAGCTGTTCTTCGGACGGTACCCCAGCATTGTCACCCGCGACCGTCTTCCCTTGCTTCAACGGTGGGAAGGCGGTGCGGGTTCCCCTTGGGGCGGCGGGTGTCAGCCGCCGTAGACGTGGGGGGCGAGGGTGCCGACGAACGGGAGATTGCGGTACTTCTCGGCGTAGTCGAGGCCGTATCCGACGACGAACTCGTTCGGGATGTCGAAGCCGATCCACTTCACGTCGATGGCGACCTTCGCCGCGTCCGGCTTGCGCAGCAGGGTGCAGACCTCGAGGGAGGCCGGCTCGCGCGAGCCGAGGTTGGACAGGAGCCAGGACAGGGTCAGGCCCGAGTCGATGATGTCCTCGACGATCAGGACGTGCTTGCCCTTGATGTCGGTGTCGAGGTCCTTGAGGATGCGGACGACGCCCGAGGACTGGGTGCCGGCGCCGTAGGAGGAGACGGCCATCCAGTCCATGGTGACGGGGGTGGACAGCGCGCGCGCCAGGTCCGCCATCACCATCACGGCGCCCTTGAGGACACCGACGATGAGCAGGTCCTTGCCCGCGTACTCCGCGTCGATCTTCGCGGCCAGCTCGGCCAGCTTCGCGTCGATCTCTTCCTTGGTGATGAGCACCGACTTGAGGTCGGTGCCCATGTCCTTCTCGTTCACCCGGGTCACTTTCGTTGCAGCTTGCGTCAGCCTTGCCGAATGACCAGTCTGCCACCCTGGCGGCGTGCCTCGACGCGCCCGGGCAGGTTGATGGCCCCTTGGCCGCGCCAGCCGGTGATCAGCCGGTCGACCTCTTCGATGTGGCGGGCGAAGAGGGAGCCCGCGGGGGCGCCTTCGGCGATCACGGCGCGGCGCAGGACGCGGCGGCGGACGGCGGGGGGAAGTCCGGAGAGTTTGGCGCATTCGAGGCGGCCGGTGTCGTCGCGCACGGAGGCTTCGGCGTCGGCGGCCCAGGAGTCGAGGGCGTCGGCGTCGTCGCGGGACAGCTGGGCCGTTCGGGCGAGGGCTTCGACGACGCCCTTGCCGAGCGCCTTCTCGAGGGCGGGGAGGCCTTCGTGGCGGAGGCGGGAGCGCGTGTAGGCGGGGTCGCTGTTGTGGGGGTCGTCCCAGACGGCGAGTTCCTGGGCGATGCAGGCCTTGCGGACGGTCTGGCGGTCGAGCTCCAGGAAGGGGCGGCGGTAGCGGCGGGCGGTGCCGGAGACCGCGGCCATGCCGGACAGGGAGCGGATGCCGGAGCCGCGGGCGAGGCCGAGGAGGACGGTTTCGGCCTGGTCGTCGCGGGTGTGGCCGAGGAGGATCGCGGTGGCGCCGTGGCGTTCGGCGGCGGCGTCGAGGGCGGCGTAGCGGGCGTCGCGGGCGGCGGCTTCGGGGCCTCCGTCGCGGCCGACGGTGACCGTGACGGCTTCGACGGGGTCGAGGCCGAGGGCGGTCATGCGGTCGGCGACTTCACGGGCGCGCTGTTCGGAGCCGGTCTGGAGGCCGTGGTCGACGGTGACGCCGCCGGCCCGGAGGTCGAGTTTGCGGGCTTCGAAGGCGAGTGCGGAGGCGAGCGCCATGGAGTCGGCGCCGCCGGAGCAGGCGACGAGGACCAGGGGCCGGCCGTCGGGCCGGCCGTGGGGGCCGCCTTCGGCGCGCTGGGTGGTGTGCTCGGTGAGGACGTCGTGGAGTACGCGGCGGACCGCCAGGCGTATCGCCGCGACCGCAGGATGGGGACCCATGTCCGGTGCCCTTCGTGGAGAGAGTGCAGTGCCTCGGTCGGAGTCTTAACGGTCGGAAGTGGGGGTTCGGTCACTCAGAGTGCGTCGATGGTGACAGAACCTGGCCGTTACCCGAGCATTGCACGCCTTACCCGCCGTCTACGGTCCCTCGGATGGGTGATTGGTGGGGTGTTCTTCCGCCATCCGACGCATCCGTCTCACGAGTCTGCCTTACGGTGCACCCTCGCCACCCAGTCGGCGGGCTTGGCGATCTCGGCCTTGGTGGGGAGCGTGTTGGGGGAGGTCCAGACGCGGTTGAAGCCGTCCATGCCGACCTGGTCGACGACGGCGCGGACGAAGCGTTCGCCGTCGCGGTACTGGCGCAGCTTGGCGTCGAGGCCGAGCAGTTTGCGCAGGGCGAGGTCGAGTCGGGAGGCGCCGCGGGCGCGGCGTTGCTGGAACTTCTCGCGGATCTCGGCGACGGAGGGCACGACGTCGGGGCCGACGCCGTCCATGACGTAGTCGGCGTGGCCTTCGAGCAGGGACATGACGGCGGTGAGGCGGCCGAGGATCTCGCGCTGTTCGGGGGTCTGGACGAGTTCGACGAGGGAGGGGGCGGGTTCGTCCTGTTCGCCTTCGGGGCGGCCGCCGGCGAGGGCCTGGGCGGCTTCGCGTAGGCGTTCGACGACGGTGGAGGGGTCGACCTCGGTGGCGGCGAGGAATGACTGGATCTCGCCTTGGAGGTGGTCGCGCAGCCAGGGGACGGCGGTGAACTGGGTGCGGTGGGTCTCCTCGTGGAGGCAGACCCAGAGCCGGAAGTCGTGCGGGGAGACGTCGAGCTCGCGTTCGACGTGGACGATGTTCGGCGCGACGAGCAGGAGGCGTCCGGCGCTGTCGGCGGGCAGGTCGCGGCCGGCGGGGGCGAAGGTCTCGTACTGGCCGAGGATGCGGGAGGCCAGGAACGACAGGAGCATGCCGAGTTCGACGCCGGTGACCTTGCCGCCGACGCTGCTGAGGACGGTGCCGCCGGTGGAGCCGGAGCGGCGTTCCTGCATCTTGTCGAGGAGCGGGGAGAGCAGTTCGCGGAAGCCGGCGACGTTGGCCTTGATCCAGCCGGTGCGGTCGACGACGAGGACGGGGGTGTCGGGGGTGTCGGCGGGGTCGCGGTCCTCGGGGATCATCCGGGTGTAGGCGCGGACGTGTTCCTCGGCGGCCTTGGCGTGTCTGCGGAGCTCGGCGACGACCTCGCGGGCCTCCTCCCGGCTCACCTCGGGGCCCGGTCGCACCAGGCGGGTCGCCGTCGCGACGGCGA includes the following:
- a CDS encoding DUF3180 domain-containing protein, with the translated sequence MKQLRLKVLAGLFVVAGVLSWGAARLWDAVGTLPSVPLAAPIVLAAIAVVLTATALSLRARLRAQRERRPGAKGVEPLMAARAVVFAQASALVAALVAGMYGGTGVFLLGSLDIPARRDQALYAAFAVLAGIGVIAAALFLEHVCKLPEDEDDNGPNRAPVS
- the folE gene encoding GTP cyclohydrolase I FolE, which translates into the protein MTDPVTLDGESPIGEFDEKRAENAVRELLIAVGENPDREGLRETPARVARAYKELFAGLWQKPEDVLTTTFDLGHDEMVLVKDIELTSQCEHHLLPFHGVAHIGYIPAETGKITGLSKLARLVDVFARRPQVQERLTTQIADSLMRILDARGAIVVIEAEHMCMALRGVRKPGAKTTTSAVRGQLRDATTRAEAMSLILAR
- the ftsH gene encoding ATP-dependent zinc metalloprotease FtsH produces the protein MDVKRYFRGPVMWIVLAVLAVVVLMQVVGSSEGYKTVDTSQVVQAIDKNQVKSAKLTTGDEQVIKIDLVDGQQINKSGKVQASYIGTQGADLADKLQEKFEAGQIEKGYTVSPTKQSPFVSVLLSLLPFVLIVVVFLFLMNQMQGGGSRVMQFGKSKAKLITKDTPKTTFADVAGSDEAVEELHEIKEFLQEPAKFQAVGAKIPKGVLLYGPPGTGKTLLARAVAGEAGVPFYSISGSDFVEMFVGVGASRVRDLFEQAKANAPAIVFVDEIDAVGRHRGAGLGGGHDEREQTLNQLLVEMDGFDVKGGVILIAATNRPDILDPALLRPGRFDRQIAVDRPDMQGRLEILKVHQKGKPVAPDVDLGAVARRTPGFTGADLSNVLNEAALLTARSDQKLIDNKALDEAIDRVVAGPQKRTRIMSDKEKKITAYHEGGHALVAAASPNSDPVHKITILSRGRALGYTMVLPDEDKYSTTRNEMLDQLAYMLGGRAAEELVFHDPTTGAANDIEKATATARAMVTQYGMTERLGAIKFGGDNTEPFLGREMAHQRDYSEEVAALVDEEVKKLIETAHNEAWEILVENRDLLDNLVLALLEKETLGKEEIAEIFAPIVKRPARPAWTGSARRTPSTRPPVLSPKELALTNSANGSSSATTPVDTTKTPDALPEEHPEV
- the hpt gene encoding hypoxanthine phosphoribosyltransferase — its product is MGTDLKSVLITKEEIDAKLAELAAKIDAEYAGKDLLIVGVLKGAVMVMADLARALSTPVTMDWMAVSSYGAGTQSSGVVRILKDLDTDIKGKHVLIVEDIIDSGLTLSWLLSNLGSREPASLEVCTLLRKPDAAKVAIDVKWIGFDIPNEFVVGYGLDYAEKYRNLPFVGTLAPHVYGG
- the tilS gene encoding tRNA lysidine(34) synthetase TilS, which gives rise to MGPHPAVAAIRLAVRRVLHDVLTEHTTQRAEGGPHGRPDGRPLVLVACSGGADSMALASALAFEARKLDLRAGGVTVDHGLQTGSEQRAREVADRMTALGLDPVEAVTVTVGRDGGPEAAARDARYAALDAAAERHGATAILLGHTRDDQAETVLLGLARGSGIRSLSGMAAVSGTARRYRRPFLELDRQTVRKACIAQELAVWDDPHNSDPAYTRSRLRHEGLPALEKALGKGVVEALARTAQLSRDDADALDSWAADAEASVRDDTGRLECAKLSGLPPAVRRRVLRRAVIAEGAPAGSLFARHIEEVDRLITGWRGQGAINLPGRVEARRQGGRLVIRQG
- a CDS encoding zinc-dependent metalloprotease → MTSIGGAGTSGMVDWNLAVATATRLVRPGPEVSREEAREVVAELRRHAKAAEEHVRAYTRMIPEDRDPADTPDTPVLVVDRTGWIKANVAGFRELLSPLLDKMQERRSGSTGGTVLSSVGGKVTGVELGMLLSFLASRILGQYETFAPAGRDLPADSAGRLLLVAPNIVHVERELDVSPHDFRLWVCLHEETHRTQFTAVPWLRDHLQGEIQSFLAATEVDPSTVVERLREAAQALAGGRPEGEQDEPAPSLVELVQTPEQREILGRLTAVMSLLEGHADYVMDGVGPDVVPSVAEIREKFQQRRARGASRLDLALRKLLGLDAKLRQYRDGERFVRAVVDQVGMDGFNRVWTSPNTLPTKAEIAKPADWVARVHRKADS